In Carya illinoinensis cultivar Pawnee chromosome 9, C.illinoinensisPawnee_v1, whole genome shotgun sequence, the following are encoded in one genomic region:
- the LOC122277130 gene encoding protein FAR1-RELATED SEQUENCE 1-like → MKYDLTGNNWLELLYEDRSFWVPAYLKSVFWAGMSTTQKSESMNAFFDGYVHSETTLKEFVDQFNNALRKKVEVEIVADFNSNNQTISCVSHFNIEKQFQKLYTNAKFKEVQGDVLDEISIDDHIKTVQYSVYYNEEEMEVKCNYALFETRCILCRHAFRICQLKKINVLLDRYLLDHWKKDLKRRYTLLRSSYDDQRDKSDARNYEFVIKRCSQLATKISSDNKQVSAFLRVLNEFDTTCDASAQESTFDQNRAKPDEVLDKGKKVLSPNMVRGKGRPPSKRKMPPVEKLATKRKRPTCRKILVDETQLGDTAGSQQHQFDDGVGVGTQTSILTQSTPLGNEMSDSIDAMYVPPWC, encoded by the exons ATGAAGTATGATCTGACAGGCAATAATTGGCTTGAATTGTTATATGAGGATAGATCTTTCTGGGTTCCAGCTTACTTAAAGAGTGTATTTTGGGCTGGTATGAGCACGACCCAAAAGTCagaaagtatgaatgcatttttCGACGGGTATGTCCATTCCGAAACAACATTGAAGGAGTTTGTAGACCAATTTAATAACGCTCTTAGAAAGAAGGTCGAGGTAGAAATTGTTGCGGATTTCAATTCTAACAACCAAACTATTTCCTGCGTGTCCCATTTCAACATTGAGAAACAGTTTCAGAAGTTGTATACAAATGCAAAGTTCAAAGAGGTCCAAGGAGA TGTTTTGGATGAAATATCTATTGACGACCACATCAAAACGGTCCAATACTCAGTTTACTATAACGAGGAGGAGATGGAGGTCAAATGCAATTATGCACTGTTTGAGACGAGGTGCATTCTATGTAGGCATGCATTTAGAATTTGTCAGTTAAAAAAGATTAATGTTCTACTAGATCGTTACTTGTTGGATCACTGGAAAAAAGACCTAAAGAGGAGATACACTTTACTCAGAAGTAGTTATGATGACCAACGGGATAAATCAGATGCACGGAATTATGAGTTTGTCATTAAAAGATGTTCACAATTGGCAACCAAAATATCCTCAGATAATAAACAAGTTAGTGCATTCCTACGTGTTCTCAATGAATTTGATACAACATGTGATGCGTCAGCACAGGAGTCGACATTCGACCAAAATAGGGCCAAACCAGATGAGGTGTTGGATAAGGGTAAGAAGGTGTTAAGCCCCAACATGGTCAGAGGGAAAGGGAGACCCCCGAGTAAGAGGAAGATGCCACCCGTGGAAAAGTTGGCCACAAAAAGAAAGAGACCG ACTTGCAGGAAAATCTTGGTGGATGAAACACAATTGGGTGACACTGCAGGATCTCAACAACACCAATTTGATGATGGGGTTGGTGTTGGGACACAAACCTCCATTCTTACACAATCAACTCCACTGGGCAATGAG atGAGTGACTCAATTGATGCAATGTATGTACCTCCATGGTGTTGA
- the LOC122277129 gene encoding protein FAR1-RELATED SEQUENCE 5-like has translation MPYPPPRNPDDLRSEAPSESTVPSSAEVEQNIGSPFRMMEESFHDPDEMLFDLNEDLEGTTDLPDDDVRVEAPRSGMEFGDAKALMIYYKQYAKQEGFRVRTFRTRRDDDGRPVYVTIGCYRGGKYQPKGSNTSKPRPTTKTDCKAKVNATLNKNDKWVFTTIENMHNHITVSPKKTRLLRSHKYLDEYSQRMLELNDRVGIRMNKNYYSLVVDARGFENLQFQEKDCRNFINKSRYLRMSKGGGEALNQYFKRMRDQNDGFISNMDVDDDGRVQNVFWADARSRAAYEYFGDVVTFDTMYLTNRYGMPFTPFVGVNHHGQSILLGAGLLSSVSSEDTHIFVWLFREWLDCMNGRAPKAIITDQDRAMKSAIVIVFPETRYGYCFWHIMRKLPEKLRSHAKFNSGLKIYLQTALYDLQTTT, from the exons ATGCCCTACCCTCCGCCAAGAAATCCAGATGACTTGAGATCTGAAGCTCCCTCGGAGTCAACTGTTCCAAGTAGTGCAGAAGTTGAACAAAATATTGGAAGTCCATTTAGAATGATGGAGGAAAGTTTTCATGACCCTGATG aAATGTTGTTCGACCTAAATGAAGATTTAGAGGGTACTACCGATCTCCCGGATGATGACGTACGAGTTGAAGCACCTAGATCCGGGATGGAATTTGGAGATGCGAAAGCGCTTATGATctactataagcaatatgcgaAGCAAGAGGGTTTTAGGGTACGAACATTTAGGACTAGAAGAGACGATGATGGGAGGCCTGTTTATGTGACCATTGGTTGTTACCGTGGTGGGAAGTACCAACCTAAGGGTAGTAACACCTCGAAGCCACGACCAACAACTAAAACGGATTGTAAGGCGAAGGTAAATGCAACTTTGAACAAGAATGATAAGTGGGTTTTCACCACTATTGAAAACATGCACAACCACATAACTGTGAGCCCCAAGAAGACAAGACTTTTGCGATCTCATAAGTATTTAGATGAGTATAGTCAAAGGATGCTTGAGTTGAATGACAGAGTTGGTATACGAAtgaacaaaaattattattctcttGTCGTTGATGCAAGGgggtttgagaatcttcaatttcaagaaaaagattGTCGGAATTTCATTAACAAGTCTAGATATTTAAGGATGAGTAAAGGAGGTGGCGAAGCACTTAATCAGTATTTCAAACGAATGCGAGATCAGAATGATGGCTTCATCTCAAACATGGACGTGGATGATGATGGAAGGGTACAAAATGTTTTTTGGGCCGATGCACGAAGTCGAGCTGCCTATGAATATTTCGGAGATGTTGTAACTTTTGACACAATGTACCTAACTAATAGGTATGGGATGCCTTTTACTCCATTCGTTGGTGTTAACCATCATGGGCAGTCTATACTATTAGGGGCGGGATTGCTTTCAAGCGTTTCAAGCGAGGATACACATATATTTGTGTGGTTGTTTCGAGAGTGGTTAGATTGCATGAATGGTCGGGCACCTAAAGCCATCATTACTGACCAAGATCGGGCAATGAAGAGTGCTATTGTCATCGTATTCCCTGAAACTCGCTATGGATATTGTTTTTGGCATATAATGCGCAAGCTTCCAGAAAAATTAAGATCTCATGCCAAATTCAATTCGGGGTTGAAGATCTACCTGCAAACTGCATTATATGACTTACAGACAACCACataa